A region of the Silene latifolia isolate original U9 population chromosome 9, ASM4854445v1, whole genome shotgun sequence genome:
tacatactctcaagACCAGTCTTATCTGGAAGACTTGCGAAATGGGCAGTGCTACTTAAACAGTATGACTTAGTGTTTGTGTCTCAAAAAGCAGTAAAAGGTCAGGTTATTGCAGATTTCTTCGCTGATCATCCAGTCCCAGCAGAGTGGGAACTTTCAAACGAACTACCAGGAGAAGAAATTTTTTACGTGGACATTTTACCCCCATGGAGAATGTACTTCGACGGTGCTGCAAGGCGAGACGGAGCTGGAGCAGGAGTCGTGTTCATATCTCCGCAAAACCATGTAATGCCATACTCATTTACACTCACACAATTTTGCTCAAATAACGTGGCAGAATACCAAGCTTTGATATTAGGTCTTCAAATGGCAATTGAAGTAAGCGTAAGGGACATGGATATTTACGGAGACTCACAATTGGTGATCAGCCAAGTCCTCGATGAGTATGAGGTAagaaaggaagacttgattccCTACCATCGACAGGCGCTGCAACTGCTTAATCAACTTGACTCCATCAATATTGGTCATGTACCGaggagtgccaataagttggctGACGCGCTTGCTAACTTTGCAGCCACTTTGGCACTGGGGGCAGAAGAATCTATGCAAGTGCCAGTCTGCAATCGTTGGGCAATACCTCTACTTGAAACAGTAGAAGATATAGATACAACATATATGATTATCGTCTACACGACTGATGAGGATGACTGGCGCCAACCTATCATCGATTTCTTGGACCACCAAAAATTACCTGAtgatctgtagatacctcatttctgcacctcccgcaaaccacccggtgatgattgggccgcatgtttgatacgcggaacgatttgtgacggttcgtaagattatcttcaagtgattgctcaaatattaatgtctacctcatggttgtcatctacgtcccgatacggtcgttttgacagtaattagagtacattcggagtccgggcctaaaaccgtctccattttctgataactgttaaatcccgagtcagaatgttcgggaatgttccggatatttctattccatatttcacaaattttatcttttggtaaataatatcccgtaatattcatataagatattaaggaaatcgaattatttccgtcctaccgtaactcaaacacggaaatctttcttcagcaggaggaaacctcctgggaatagacgcagcaggtgctgcgcctcttccaagagacgcagtggctgctgcgcctcttcccaggccctttctGCAtgttttttcgtatctttttcatatctttccgagattcacttccaaagagtctccgaaaccctaattccttcacgtgattagtataaataggagctttcgttcctcatatttctcacgcgagtgtccgcccttctcttctccctttgcattctagactttgttcttacttattggcgcctacgtgcttgaaccttcgaccatgtaagctcggatctttccgggtaccagcctctccgttgcatgaccgaccaatttgaccaactacacttaatcaacttaatcaatcaatcgttttcctcttacaagggcactttctttgcattcgcgtcgagcatcactaatcgatatcttagtccttctcgtttcgtcaacatgtaagtctgagggtgtataattcctcttttatttattgttatttatcttttgtatcatcaattgtaaggtttatgtcgaaaatacctcgttaaaaccgatttctaaaaccctttgttaaaacctgttttttgcGGAtgtccagtagataaccgtcgagaaaggacgcagcaactgctgcgcctcttcgaaggagcgcagttcctgctgcgcctcttcgtgaggctgccgcagttcctgcttcctttctgattcgtttgtcctctgtaattcgtattcaaattctgtcttttgcttgcttcgtctgttaattcttcgtcgtaGTATCATAATAATTCACATATGTTATAATCACCGTCATTCtcatgtttaatttgtcataaatccgacttaaatcccaaataatccaatatttgtgggttttcgtcattaagttcaattccgggttgtagagattcaatttgttcatgttgggtttctggaattcgtccttgatatagtttaatctgtccTTTGTCGTATTCAtctcatattcgtcattaatccatcatatttaaCGTAGTTAATTGACTTAAttcgtaggactcattaatatttttcacttctatcattatttcatcatgtaattaatccgtttgcatccgtctcattcatgttttaccgTTTTTATGatccattcatatgttaaataacatgttaatcactttcatccgagtaaataatttaattgaccaTTAAAaccaccaattaacattaacggcttgcaattacggcttcatagccagaactgagccaaggaacagacgcagcgtctgctgcgcctattccaagggacgcagctctgctgcgcctgttcctggctgagctctgtccctgaactccgtttctgccttgacttagtttaattagactacgtattaactaactattatccgtattatcgccttcttTTCTGTTcgctaattctttcttttattctttttctcaaattatccgttttaaaggtattttcgacataaatcgcctatcccaatgtaattattgtgattttcattattgtaattcatagttattgtatttgttttattgtttgtatgttttcacatgtaaatcaacattaaatcctacttcgacccaattgtttgctaaactagttgttcaccgacttagttaaatcttcacatgctaggattaaaacttggatgttgcattgcatgcatatagccgacgatatatcaagtataaatgatatccctaatcattagtagaggccgctatcgaggcgggcgggattaggtgttcgatcaaaagagcttcctaatacgtaccctcaccccttactccagatatctgtgagcacacgtgttcattggcatccacgagagtcattctagacatagaatgctaagggtaacgatttcttagtgttcatgtctctactttgtgtcttgacatgacacgaggtattcgaacggttccaatttcccataaaaattggtggcgactccatacaaaatgcaaacgcttgtttcgttttcaccaagcgcccccgtgggcggcccatatgtccacagtttggcgactcattggggataatacacttacgtgtagccaagggtgaaacttgaacaaggttagggaatagtttgtacaagacaattgtcggttttcataactcggtcttcctagatcgtttaattcggccttcctaggcccaacccaacccattcgaccaatcgtcccgtctaaacggtcctaattcttatttgggcctaaggatggatagcgattgacgtcatccataccatgatgcttactcttgtttgtatcaagggccttcactacttgaggaaatggactaggaatcggccttactcttgtttggcacgagcctctccacagacttcgggtttgatggttcggtatggcaacccacactttaaaccaaaacccttctaaatgcactcagcatcccattataatgcttgtataaatgtgtaaaccttacgtgatcaccacttctaaacaaaaccatgacgaattttcaaaaatcaaaacccttttcaaacaagaatttcgaaatagggcttccaattagcgcaaaatccggtcaaaactctgtccgtttgtcgtgtcaaaattcgggccacaaacccatttcaaaacctcacttcgagtccactcctacaactacactacagttggctaggacacacattttcaaaaaaactTGTCTTttttcaaagctcactcaacacaagtggcacacacccacttcacgagtcaaaacttttcctcttttagcaagtgtgatagaatggtcgatcgtgttttgattcgtcgccgatctcttatccagtttccaagatgcccggatcaagtgatgaagcaaacttcaaccaactccaaaatagtaatgatcgaatcctagccgcgctagcccaaatgcaatcttctcaagaacaaacctatgaccgccttgagctcatcgaaggccgtatctatgccgtagagggaaggttacCTCCTCTTGAAAGTGAAGTGctacgtaactccgatgatgaatctagggatgagaatcctctcatggggacgactgcagctgagaaaagactccaatacctagaggagcaattgatgtaccttaagggggatgacatttatagggagaacaatcgcaagtatgaagccgtcaattccaaattgccaactaactttaacatgacggatatccctaagttcaagggacacgagaaccctttgaaccacattcgtgccttcaaggattacatgtctatcaaaggcatcaaacccgagatgttcttaaggatctttccttcatctcttgacaccatcccgaagcaatggttctacactttagatcacaagaaggtcgctacttgggaagatgccgcaatcgagttctctaaacaatatgcggataatgccgagatccaagtcaacatgcgtactctagaggtccttacccaaaatgacaaagaaggattcaccgacttcctaagtaggtggaggaagactagcactcaactagttgaacgcccggatgaggctactcttgtggagaagtttgtggataatctcaaacccatctatgccaatcatttgagataccaaaacatcaaaaccttcaaagacttaaccgtactggggacaaggattgaagatgacatccgtaaaggactcttgtccaaaacggtaggtcgaggatatcaagggtccacaagtcgttcatacggctctactagtaagaccgatgaggttaatcttctcgagccatccaagaaaactaccccaccaaggaaattcacaaaccttggggatacttactccaacgctctaaaaaggttaatgaagcaaggtaaactccaacccattggacctactcccgaacccgaaaagaaatccaagttttgggacgaaaattcatactgtgaataccataggggcaaaaggcacgacacagaaaaatgctacaagttgaaacacgtgcttcaagatatgattgaa
Encoded here:
- the LOC141601486 gene encoding uncharacterized protein LOC141601486, with the protein product MQAHTIHVVSKADPIKYILSRPVLSGRLAKWAVLLKQYDLVFVSQKAVKGQVIADFFADHPVPAEWELSNELPGEEIFYVDILPPWRMYFDGAARRDGAGAGVVFISPQNHVMPYSFTLTQFCSNNVAEYQALILGLQMAIEVSVRDMDIYGDSQLVISQVLDEYEVRKEDLIPYHRQALQLLNQLDSINIGHVPRSANKLADALANFAATLALGAEESMQVPVCNRWAIPLLETVEDIDTTYMIIVYTTDEDDWRQPIIDFLDHQKLPDDL